The genomic segment ACGAACTCCAAGGCAAAGAAAAGGTAGCAGAACGTTTGGCTTTAGTCGCTTCCAAAACTGATGAAAAGATTGTGTTGCGCCGCTTAATGGTGTTTGAAAGCAAAACTAACCACATCTTTAGCTACCTCCACGCTAACAAACGGATTGGCGTAATCTTGGAAGTGGAAGGCAAGTTTGATGAACAAGATGGTAAACACTTAGCAATGCACATTGCCGCTAACTCACCGCAGTTCATTGATCAGGACAATGTGGATCAAACATGGTTAGCTAACGAAACCAGCATCATTAAGTCCCAAGCCAAACTAGAAGTCCAAGACAATCCGAAGAAAGCAGCGTTCTTAGACAAAACTATTGCTGGACGCGTGAACAAACTCTTAATTGACATTTGTCTGGTAAACCAAAAGTACTTGGTCGATGAATCCAAAACAGTTGGTCAATTCTTAAAGGAAAAGAACAGTAAAGTAATCCATTTTGTGCGCTTTGAAGTTGGTGAAGGCATTGTCAAAGAAGCAGTTGACTTCGCTAGTGAAGTAAGTGCGCAAATGAAAAAATAAGATGCGCCTAAAGATCCTAATCAAACTAAGCGGTGCTGGCATGAGCGCTGATAGTTCCGAACCGTTTTCCAACCAATTTTTAGAAACTGTCATCGCTCAACTAAAACAACTAGTACCCAACTACCAAATAGGCATTGTGATTGGTGGGGGCAACATTATGCGCGGTAAGTCTTGTAGTGACTACAACATTACCGAAATAGCAGGGCACCACTTGGGCATTATGGCCACGGTTATTAACGGCGCTTTTTTAAAGGCTAAGTTTGATAGTCATAAACTTAACAGCACCCTGTTGAGTGCAGTGAGCTGTCCTAGTTTAGCGACCCACATTGTGTCCCAGGCCACGATTGATGATGCCTTTAAAAACCATGACATTGTCATTTTTGCGGGCGGTACTGGTAACCCGTACTTTTCGACTGATACCGCTGTGGCGTTGCGTGCTACCCAAATGCAAGCCGATATTATTCTAATTGGCAAGAATGGTGTTGATGGGGTTTACACTGCGGATCCTAAAAAGGATAAGCATGCTAAGTTTTTAGCTAGCTTAACTTACGCTGAAGCGATTAAGAATGACCTGCAAATCATGGACATTACCGCCTTTACAATGTGTAAGGAAAATAACTTAAAGGTGATCATATTTAACATCAATGCCGAGCATGCCATCATTAAGGCATTGAGCAAACAAGGTAAATACACCTTAATAGAAAAATAAGCAACTGTTTTTTAGATTAATAACATAATTAAAAGCTGGATCGCTGTTTAATCTCCTGCAGCTTTCCAGCTTTTTTATTAGCCATTTTCAAAATAACTTTCTATGCGCTACTTAGACCTCAATATTAAAAGCATCTTAGCTGATTGAGAAATTGCTGATGCGATCCGTGAATTGATTGCCAATGCGATTGATGAACACCGCTTAAGCAACACCGCTTTCCCCGTAATTGAATTGCAAAAAGGCTTTCTAAACTCTTCTTTAGTGATTAAAGATTATGGTAGGGGTATTAAGTCCAATCACTTTATCCAAAACGAAAGTAGGGAAAAGGTTCAAAGTGAAAAAACTATTGGTAAGTTTGGCATTGGTCTCAAAGATGCCATAGCTGTTCTTTTCCGTCATAATGTCAAAGTTAGCTTTACCAGTAGTGAAGGCACTTTTACCCCTGTTGAGCGAATGAAGGAAGGTATGAAAGACGGCACCAAAACAATTCAAATAACGGTGGATGAAACCAAGAAGATTGACAAGGGCACTGACATCCTCATTAGCAAGATTAGTAGAAGTGATTACGAAAAAGCCATTGCTATTTTTTTGGAATTAAGAACTGGCTATCAAAAACTGGCTTCTTCCAAAAAGGGTGATATTTATCGCAGTGAAAATGGTTCAGAGATCTTTCTTAACGGGATGAAAATCGGAACCGATGAAAACTTCTTGTTTTCTTATGACATTAAAGAACCCAATAAGAAATTGCAAAAATCCTTAAACCGGGAGCGTAAAACACTTTCCCGTGATAGCTACCGTGACAATATCATTTCCATTTTGAAGTCCAGCATTAATAAAAATACCCAAACTTTAATTAACCAATTAATTGACAACCGCGATCAGTTTGAAACTGGTGAATGGAGTTTTATTGATGTCAAAAAGTTAGTAATGCAAAACACTAACCGAAAGATTTTGTGAACATCCAATGAAAGCAGTGACATTGCAGCACCTGCTTATCAAACATGAGCACAAGAGGAAGGTTATGAAATTATTTCGATTGGTTCATCACAATATCAAAGTATGGAAAATGATGCCGAATTTAAAAGCTATACCCTCAACGATTTTGGTGATAGATTTGTCAATGAATTCCAAACGGAAGAGGTGCCATTCCACAAATTAACTGAGATCGAAAAAGACAACTGGAATTGGGTAATGGCTAAGGTCAAAGAACTTACCAGGGTTTGAAGTAATTGGAAAAATTTATACAAACACTATGAATTTTCGATCATTAAAAAACATCCTAATGCTGAAGGATTACATAGCAATGGAAGAATTCAAATAGTTAGAAAAATTCTTAATGAACGCTCTCACTTGTTCAACACTATCATGCACGAAATTTGTCATGCAACTAGCTTTAGTCCTGATGTATCAAAAAGATTTGAACAAGGATTAACCAGTGCATTTTATCCAGTTATGAAATTGAAACCAGAATAAAATGGTTTTCTTTTCTATAAATGTCTAGCTAAAACTTTTTTGCCAAACGTTTTTGACCTCAAGTAGAAGCTTGTTCAAAAAATCATCATGGCCTTATTAAAGTTTTTCAACCAAAGTATTGCCCTTCTTTTAATCCAATTGGGCAAATTGTTAAAATTCCCAGATTATGTTTTATCTCGATTTAAACATTCAAAATATTCTTACCAATTGGGAGATAGCTGATGCTGTTCGCGAACTGATCGCTAACGCCATTGATGAGCACATTTAACCGAAACCCAATTCCCTAAAATTGAATTTAACGAAAACAATTCAAGCTCAACATTAATAATTCAAGACTTTGGTCGCGGCATTAAAATCGAACACTTTATCCAAAACGAAAGTAAGGAAAAGGTTCAAAGTGAAAAAACTATTGGTAAGTTTGGCACTGTTTTAAAGGATGCAATTGCTGTTTTATTTCGCACTAATATCAAAGTGAGTTTTACAAGTCAGCAAGGTACTTTTATTCCTGTAGAACGGAGTAAAACTGAACTGGAAGGTAGCATCAAAACAATTCAAATGGAAGTTGATCCAGCTGAACAAATTGAAAAAGCGGGTACCTTAATCACAATTGAAGGATTGAAAAAAGATGACTATGACAAAGCTATTGTTAATTTCTTAGCTCTACGGGAAGATTTGCAATTATTAGCTGCTTCACCCAAAGGCGATGTTTACCGTAATACATCAGGTAACGGCGCAGAAATTTTTCTCAACGGGATGAAAATTGCAACCGATGAAGACTTTCTCTTTTCCTATCACATTAAAGAACCTAACAAAAAGTTACAGCGTTCCCTTAACCGGGAAAATAAAAATTTACCAAGAGATTGTTATCGTGAAAACATCATCACCATTCTTAAGTCCAACATTAACAATAGAACACAAACACTTATTGATGAATTAATAGATTCACGTGACCAATATGACAATGGCGAGTGGAGTTTTATTGATGTCAAAAAACTAATTGGTTTAAACACAAACAGAAATATTTTGTGAGCCGATAGCAGTAGTAAAAACATAGAAAAACTAATTTATTAACTTTATGGAATGGATACCAAAAAATATGAAATTTTGGCGTTAAATTCCTTGCAATACAGAAGCATGGAAAACGATGATCGTTTAAAAAAGCAAACACTGATGCATGTAAGTGAAAAGTTAAAACAACAAAGAATTGAAGAAGAGGCTGAGAAAATCAAAGTTAAAGAACAAAAGCCACGAAAACGATTTGAGGAAGAAGATTTGCCAATAGAAGATTTAAATCCAATTGAAAGAGAAGGTTGGGATTGAGCGATGGAAAAGGCCAGAGAATTATGTGGTTTTATAAGAGGATGGGAAAAACTTTATGAAGAATATCAGTTTGTTCTAATGGAAAAGAATCACAAATATGTCGGGCTTTGTTACACCGATCAAAAAATTATCAAACTCTCAAGAGAAATATTGAAAGATGAATACAGTTTATTGAATACCTTAGTGCATGAAATTTGTCATGCAACAACTAATGGTCGAGACGGAACGAAGAAGTTTGAAAGGGGTCTAACTGATGCTTTTCATCCATTATTTAAACTAGGGCAAAGTAAATAATTAGTCCGTGTTTTACATTGTCGTTGAATTTCCGCAACCGCTTTCCATTAAAATAATTTAACGCCTGAATAAAGTGATGAGTCCAGAAAAATACCTGAACTTCTTTAAAGAAACCGCTGATAAAAAGTTCCAATGACTCAAAGAAGAATTGAGCAAAATCCGTACTGGTAGACCTAATCCAAAACTGTTTGATAATATCCTTGTGGAAAGCTATGGTGACAGAATGCCAATGGTAGCATTAGCACAAATTGCGGTAAATCCACCGCGGGAAATTGTGATCAAGCCGTTTGACGTTAAAAACAATATTAATGCCATCTACAGCGAAATTCAACGTGCTAACTTAGGTGTACAACCAGTGATTGACGGAGATAAAATTCGCATTAACTTTCCCCCAATGACCCAAGAAAGTCGTTTGGAAAGCATTAAGCAAGCTAAAAAAGTAGTGGAACAAATCCACCAAGAGTTGCGCAGTGTGCGACGTGATACCCTTCAAATGATTAAGAAGGATGATCATAAAGACGAAGACTTTGAAGAATTCTTAAAAGAAGAAGTAGAAAAAGTTAACAAGCAGTATATTGCACAGTTAGAAACTATTCAAAAACAAAAAGAAAAAGAACTATTAGTGGTCTAATGGATCTGAAAGATAATTCCTTCGCTAAAAAACGATCGACAGTGTTCGTTGTTTTGCTCATTGTCTTTTGTTTTTTTTTAATGTTTTCAGCCTTTGCTGACGGCTTTAACTTTTGATCGCCTTGGTCAACTGATTTCAATTCACGCGTAATTCACATTAAAAGTGACGGTAATATAGAAACCACTAGTATTGTCAGCCATGAGTTGCATCCTGACTTTAAGGCAGTCCGTTTTGCTTTTGGCTTAGTGATAGTTTTATTTATTAGCGTTATTGCCGTTTTAATGAATTGGGAGTTGTCTAACAGTATCTTTAAAAACTATGAAAAGCTCAACTTATCCTTATCACTACTTAGTGGAATTATGGTTTCAGGTGGGATGATTCCAACCTTTTTCGTAATCTATTTCCGTGAATGAAATGCGACCGTTAACTGAATTTGAACTGCCTCGTTGGCTGGCATGATTGTCTTTTTATGGGCAGTGTACATGATTAGCACTTCCTTCATAAAGATCCGACCATCATTGCAAGTGATTTATAGCCTAGGTGCAGTGATCTGTTTCATCGCTTGCATAGGTACAATTTACTTTTCCGTAATTAGGGGATGGACTACCATTTTTCTCTTAATTGCTATTGGCGTTTGCACTGATACCTTTGCTTATCTGTTTGGTAAACGTTTTGGAAAAAATCCCCTCATTAAAATTTCTCCCTCAAAAACTTGGGAAGGTGCTTTCTTTGGGGTTACTGGTACAGTTTTAACCATTTCTATTATTTGTGTTTTGTACTCGATCCCTAACTATGTAAGACAACCTAGCATAAAGGATGCAAGTAAGACAGCACTACAAACACCACAAAACTATGATGTGCATAACCTTATTACCAATGTCTTTCTCATCTCCTTCATTTCCGGTGGTAGTACCTTTTACATCTACTGGTGAGTTAGCACATTAGCACTGATATTTACTGCTTCCATTTTTGCCATAGGTGGTGATTTATTCTTTAGTTACATTAAAAGACTCACAAAAATTAAGGATTTTTCGAAGTTATTGGGTAAACACGGTGGTATCTTAGACCGGTTTGATTCCAGCTCTTTTTTAATTAGTTTTTTCTTTATTTACCACGTAATTGCGGGAATCTCTTCTAACCAAAGATTGCTTATGGAACCAAACACTTATTTCAGTGCTGTAAGTTAGTTTTTAGAATTTAAAGGAAATGACTCCTAAATTAAAGCTTAACACTAACAGTAATTGAACTAAGAAAACCCTTGGCAGCTTATTTGAACTCAAGAAGGGTGAAATGCTCGAAAAAGAGCTATTGGCGCCCGATGGTAAATACGAATACTTTAACGGTGGTATTAAAGCCTCTGGACGCACCAATGAGTTCAATACCTTTAAGAACACCATTAGCATTATCATAGGCGGTTCTTGTGGTTATGTCAGATTAGCCGATAAGGATTACTTCTGTGGCCAGAGTAGCTGTACCCTAACTGTTTTAGATCCCCTGGAAATTGACCTCAAGTTTGCTTATTATGCACTTAAATCACAAGAGGAAAAAATTACCAGTTTAGCTAGCGGAACTACCATTAAAAACATTCGCCTAAGTGATTTAAAGGATTTACCTATTCCGCTTGTTAAAAGCATTCAGGATCAACGAACTATTGCACATGCTTTAAGTGTGTTTGACCTTCGCATCGAACACCTCAATGAATTAATTGAAGTAAACCGTAAGCTCAGAGACGAGTATGCCCACAAATTATTTACCTTAGATCCAGACTTCTTAACACACTGAAACCTACATGAACTCCATGAACAAATGGGTGAAATTAGTTTAGGTGAAGTGTTTCACTTAAAGAGTGGTAAATACTTAAAGGCTGATGAGCGCTTTGAGGATGGCAAATTCCCTTATTATGGTGCTGGTATTGAAAGCACTAGCTTTGTCAATGAACCCAACACCAAAGGTGATACTCTTTCAATGATTGCTAACGGTTACTCCATCGGAAACATTCGCTACCATACTATTCCTTGGTTTAATGGTACTGGTGGTATTGCCATGGAAGCATTAAAACCTAATGAAACCTATGTGCCGTTCTTTTACTGTGCTCTAAAATACATGCAAAAGGATCTAAAGGAACGCTTTAAACGTGATGAATCACCGTTTATTTCCTTAAAACTAGCCGGTGAAATTAAGGTTCCTTTCGTTAAATCGTTTGCACTCCAAAGAAAAGCCGGTAAGATTATTTACTTGTTAGATAAAACTCTTGAAGAATACAAAGAAGAAGCTAAGTCTTTAATCAGTATTCGCGATAACTTATTGGGCAAATTGTTCCCAACACTATCTTAAAGCAAAGCAAATAAGGTGTAAGGGAAAAGGTTAACACCTTCGTTATCAAAGCTCTGGTCTTTGAGACTGCTGGTTAAGCTATTCTCCAATAACTTCTTCATTAGATCACTCGTACTAGAAACTTGAATTCTTAACTTTGTGTTAAGTTTGATGTTACTGGTAAAACGGTCAAATGAAGCGCGGCCAAAGATGCCTTGAGTAGCTGGACTATATGTAAAAGTGGCTTCTAGAGCTTCATTTTGACCCATACTCATGGTTAAAGAATTTTGAGCATCTTTTTTCTTAGTTTCATCATCCTTAAAAATATTCTCTATATGGCTCATCGCCTTGGTTGGATCAATTTTTAAATCTGCCTTAATCTTAACCGTAGCCTCAAATTGCTTATTCGATTCAACTTTGTAGGTAAACTCCTTCACTTCTTGCTTGCTAACAGTGATGGCTTGTTCAGCTAATAATTGAATCTCAGTTGTTGAACGTTCACTTAACTTTAAACCCTTAAGCGTAGCATTGGGTTGAACACTGTTTTGGTTACTACCGTTGCCGAAGGATTTAGCAAAGCGGCCTACTTCAGTTTGCCAACGTTCTAATATTCTCTGTGAAAGCAAAGTGTACCTTCAACCTTCAAACAAGAGGTTTAAGGTACCTTTAGGATTTAAGCCGTAACTTTCGCGTAAAGTTGTAATTAAGGTACGTTTATTTTTCGTTAGTTCTGTGTTGCGATCTGCTAGGTTTTGCAGTTCTGATAAAGATTTAAGTTCAACGCTGGCAACTAGAGCAGAACAACTGCTTAAAATAAGCGCTAAACTAGGGATACTAGCTCAAATTCACTTCCTTAATTTAAGCGCCATACTCCCTAACATGCAGTAATTAAACAATTGTAAAAATTACCGCAAATACTGTAAAAGGACTAAAAGAATTAAAGCAGAGCGTAGTAAAAAAACGGTAATAAATTAAATAACTTACCTGTTAATTGACGACTTTTCATCTTTTTGACCTGTTCGTTGCTTTCTAATAATTCATTCAGCTTTGTGTGAGAAGTTGTTACATCAATCTTGACATTAGCGGGAAAGTTAATCGAACTAGTTGGTACATCAAAGGATTTATCAGAGAAGTTTCTAGCACCTCCAGTTGGTGGGGTATAGGTAAAAATAAAGTTACCAGTGAATTTGGCTTTTTCACCAGTGTATTCACTTTCATCAATACTGTTTTTACCATTGCTACCTTTACCTCCCGAACTATTACCCTCTAAGAATGATTTAATCAATGCTTTGCTTGATTCATCAATCTTTCCATCCATTTTGATTTGAATATTTACCTGAAACTTTTTTGGACTGTTTCAACTGTAAGAAAAACCACTAACTGTTTGCTTTTCAACTTTAAATACTTTAGCGATTTCTGAACTAATACCAGGAAAAGTGTCTGCTAAAAATAAACTTTTTTCACTAATGTTAGGGGTAATATCGTCCTTCTTGCTAGTAGAACCAAAAGCGCTAGCAAAGCGTGAAGCATCTAAATTTCTTTCTAAAAGCTTTTGATCCATTAAGGTGTACTTTCAACCTGCTAAAAGAGCGTTAACTGTTTTGTTAGGATCAGAGTTATAGCCATCTTTCAGAATGTTGATAACGTTCTTTTTGTTCAATTCACCTTTATTTGCTTCAAAGTATTTTTGCGCGCTACTTAAACTCGATATAACCTGGCTAGTTGCAGAGGAACAAGCGCTCAGCAATAAACTAGATCCTAATAAAGGAATTAATAACAGTTTAAGTTTCATTAGAGAATGGAATAAAGCAAGTAAGGTAAAAGATCAATTGATTGGTCTTGGAAAGTTTGACTGGACAAATTATTAGTAAAGGTAGTACTTTGAAGAATCTTTTTCATGATTTCGTCTTTACCAACCATATCTATTTTTAAGGTGGTATTGAAATTAATTTTCTTCATTAAAGTACGAAGTTCTTTCTAGAGAAAAGATTTGATTCAGGTACAGTATAGGTAAAAATAAGATCTGCAGAAAGAGTGCCACTTTCTTGTTTCAAATCACCATCATTTAAACCAATTTGTTGTAGATAAGATTGAACTTGACTTTTTTGGTATTTTCCTTGAGCATTAAGTTTTACTTGAACTTTAAAACTAGTTCGACTTTTGTATTGGATATTAAATGCTTCTACTTTTTGCTCATTTAGCGAAATAACATTGTTGATAATATTAGCAGTGCTTGGTTCAAATCGTTTATCAAGTCTTAAACCTTTAACACTAGCATTAGGCTCAACATCTTCATTACTTTTTCCAGAGCCAAAAGCTTTGACAAATCTAGAAGGGTCTTTGCTCTCCAAAATTTTGGAATCTAATAAGGTAAATTTCCAAGCGTCTAATAAAACTTTGGTAGTTCCTTCAGGATTATTTTCAAATGCTTTTTGCAGTGACTCCACAAAAGCTTTCTTGTCTTGGGTTAGACTGGTATTTTGATTAACGCCTTCCCTCAATTGATTCAAACTTGTTAAATTAGTTTGAAAATCAGAATTAGAACAAGCAGTTAAAGCTGTTCCGAACAACATGAATAAAGCACCTAATGAAGCTTTGGGTAATAGTCTTTTCTTATTCATCTTTAAAGTAGAGCATAGTAAAAGAAGGGTAGCAAGTCAATATTTCTTCCATTAAATGTACGACTTTTCATTCGCTTAACTTGATCGTTTTTCTCAAGCAGTTCATTTAGTTTATTATGCGAAGTGTTCACATCAATCTTTACATCAGCAGGGAAATTGATCATATTGGTGATAACATCAAATGATTTATCGGTTAAAGATCTAGTACCTCCAGTTGGTGGAGTATAGGAAAAGATAAAGTCTGCAGTGAATTTAGCTTTATCTCCAGTATATTCACTTTCTTCTACGCTATTACTTCCATTTGAATCTTTGTTACTCAAAAAAGACTTAATTGTTTCCTTACTCTTTTCATTAATCATCCCTTCCATCTTTATGTGGATGTTTACTTTAAAACTTTTAGGGCTGGTTCAGCTGTAAGAAAAACCACTAACAATTTGTTTTTGTACATTAAACACTTCAGCAATTTGACTTCCTAAACCAGTAAAAGTTTCATTTAAAAATAAACCTTTCTCGCTAATATTCGGAGTAACGTCATCTTTATTTTTATTCGGGCCAAAAGTATTTTTAAAACGAGATGGATCTAAATTATTTTCCAACAATTTTTGATCCATTAAGGTGTACTTCCAGCCTGCTAGTAAGGCGTTAACTGTTTTGTTAGGATCAGAGTTATAGCCATCTTTCAGAATGTTGATAACGTTATTTTTATTCAACTCACCTTTATTTGCTTCAAAGTATTTTTGAGCGCTACTTAAACTCGATATAACCTGGCTGGTAGTGGAAGAACATGCACTTAAAATAATGCCGGAAGCTAAAAGAGGAATTAAATAAAGTTTAAGTTTCATTAGAGTATGGAGTAAAGCACGTAAGGCAAGAGATTTATCGATTGGTCTTGAAATTTTTGATCAGCTAGTTGCTTTACAAAACTACTTTGTTGCAATAATTTAGTCATCACACTATCTTTGCCTATAATTTGTATTCGTAAATTGGTATTAAAGTTGATGGCTCTTGTTAGTTTGTCAAATTTACTTGCAGAAAAGAAACTGGCAGCAGGTGGCATATAGGTGTAAATTATTTCAGCTTCTAATGTACCTGTATCATTTAGATCACCATCTGATAAACCTACTTGACTTAAATAAGTTTTTACAGTATCCTTTTTGTAATTACCTTTAGCATTAATTTTTACTTGAACTCTAAAGTTTTTAGGATCTTTGTATTGAATGCTAAAAGCTTCTACTTTTTGTTTGTCCAGTTTAATTACGTTATTAATTATATTGGCAGTGTCTTGTGTGTATCTTTCCACCAAGCGTAAACCCCTTACTCCAGCACTAGGCTCTACATCTTCAATGCTTCTGCCAGAACCAAAAGATTTACTAAATTTGGAAAAATCTTGTTTTTCTAAAATTTGAGCGTCTAAAAGCGTAAACTTTCAAGCGTCTAATAAAACCCTAGTAGTGCCTTCTGGATTATTTTCAAAAGCTGATTTTAAGGCTGTAACTAAATCAGCTTTATTTTGGGTTAAATTAGTATTTTTACTTGCACTGGTTCTTAATTGATTCAAGCTAGTAAGATTTGCTTCAAAACCAGAATTAGAACAAGCAGTTAAAGCTGTTCCAAACAACATAAATAAAGCGCCTAAGCTTGTCTTATTTCAAATTTTCTTTTTCATATTTTTAGAGTAAGGCATAAAAATAGAAGGGCAATAGATCAAATGATTTACCAGTAAACGAACGACTTTTAATTTTTTTAACATGTTCGTTGTTTTGCATTAGGATATTGAGTTTTTCATGAGTTGTGCTTGCATCAATTTGAAGATTAGCAGGGAAATTAATTGTTCCAGTGATTGGATCAAAGTTACTAAATGCAAATCTTCTTCCATCTGTAGGCGGAGTAAAAGTGAATATGAATGTGCCATCAAAGTTTGCATTTCCATTATTAAAATCATTTTCAGTAACATTGCCATTATTTCCAGAGCTCAAGAAAGATTTAATTAAAGAATTACTTTCTTCACCACTGCCAACAATGCCTTGCATCATAAAAGATATAACTACTTTAAAGTTAGTGGTGCTAGATCAGCTGTAAGAAAATCCAGTTACTTTTTGGCTTTGCACTCCAAGTACTTTAACTATTTGTTGACTTACACCACTGTAAGTTTCATCTAAAAATAAACCTTTCTCACTAATACTTGGAATGACATCATCTTTGCCTTTGTTAGTACCAAATGCTTTTGTAAAGCGACTAGCATCTAGATTTCTTTCCAGTATTTTTTGATCCATTAAGGTGTACTTTCAACCAGCAAAAAGTGAATTAACTGTAGCTTTTGAATCAGTACTGTAACCTTCTTTTAAAAGATTAATTACATTCTTTTTGATTAGTTCACTTTTGTGAGCATCAAAGTATTTTTGCGCACTACTTAAACTAGAAATAACATTGGTGGCAGTTGATGAACAGGCACTTAAAGCAGTGCCGAACAATAAAAATAAAGCATCTAATGGAGTTCTGAATAATAGCCTTTTCTTATTCATCTTTAAAGTAGTGCGTAGTAAAAGAACGGTAACAAGTCAAAGGTTTTACCAGTAAACTTACGGCTTTTAATCTGTTTTACTTGTTCATTGGCTTCCATTAAAGTATTTAACTTTTGGTGAGTAGTGCTTACATCTATTTGTAAGTCTGCTGGAAAGTTAATCTTAGTTGTAAGAGGGTCAAAAGAAGTGGCACCAAATTTTCTACTTTGAGTAGGAGGTGTATAAGTAAAAGTAAAGAAACCATCGAAATTAGCAGAATCACCATTAAAGTCAGTTTCTTTTACTCCGCCATTTTGATTTGATCCATTGTTATCAGAACTTAAAAAAGATTTAATTAATTGTTGACTCTCTGAATCACTTCCAACTTTTCCCTTCATACTAATTTGAATTTGTACTTTAAAGTCAGAGTTACTGGATCACTTGTAATTAAATTGTTTAACAGTTTGACTTTGTACACCTAAGACTTTGGCAATTTGAATACTAAAGCCAGTGTAAGTTTCGTTTAAGTACAATCCCTTTTCACTAACACTAGGAGTTACATCGCCTTTATCGCGTCCGCTACCAAAAGCTTTGATAAAGCGACTATCAACTTCTTTAGAAAGTAATTGCTGGTCCATAAGTGTGTACTTTCAACCAGCTAGCAAAGCATGGACTGCCTTATTAGCATCAGATTCATAACCTTCCTTTAAGATTTTGATGACATTCTTT from the Mycoplasmoides pneumoniae FH genome contains:
- a CDS encoding SprT-like domain-containing protein; this translates as MDTKKYEILALNSLQYRSMENDDRLKKQTLMHVSEKLKQQRIEEEAEKIKVKEQKPRKRFEEEDLPIEDLNPIEREGWDWAMEKARELCGFIRGWEKLYEEYQFVLMEKNHKYVGLCYTDQKIIKLSREILKDEYSLLNTLVHEICHATTNGRDGTKKFERGLTDAFHPLFKLGQSK
- a CDS encoding phosphatidate cytidylyltransferase, which produces MDLKDNSFAKKRSTVFVVLLIVFCFFLMFSAFADGFNFWSPWSTDFNSRVIHIKSDGNIETTSIVSHELHPDFKAVRFAFGLVIVLFISVIAVLMNWELSNSIFKNYEKLNLSLSLLSGIMVSGGMIPTFFVIYFREWNATVNWIWTASLAGMIVFLWAVYMISTSFIKIRPSLQVIYSLGAVICFIACIGTIYFSVIRGWTTIFLLIAIGVCTDTFAYLFGKRFGKNPLIKISPSKTWEGAFFGVTGTVLTISIICVLYSIPNYVRQPSIKDASKTALQTPQNYDVHNLITNVFLISFISGGSTFYIYWWVSTLALIFTASIFAIGGDLFFSYIKRLTKIKDFSKLLGKHGGILDRFDSSSFLISFFFIYHVIAGISSNQRLLMEPNTYFSAVS
- the tsf gene encoding translation elongation factor Ts produces the protein MATKIELIKELRKTTQASMMDCKKALEQNNDDLEKAIKWLRENGIVKSAKKLGKVAADGCIVLHSDHHKAVMVEINSQTDFVARSQELTDFAQLMISEVFKKATPTTTIEEVTQYELQGKEKVAERLALVASKTDEKIVLRRLMVFESKTNHIFSYLHANKRIGVILEVEGKFDEQDGKHLAMHIAANSPQFIDQDNVDQTWLANETSIIKSQAKLEVQDNPKKAAFLDKTIAGRVNKLLIDICLVNQKYLVDESKTVGQFLKEKNSKVIHFVRFEVGEGIVKEAVDFASEVSAQMKK
- the frr gene encoding ribosome recycling factor, yielding MSPEKYLNFFKETADKKFQWLKEELSKIRTGRPNPKLFDNILVESYGDRMPMVALAQIAVNPPREIVIKPFDVKNNINAIYSEIQRANLGVQPVIDGDKIRINFPPMTQESRLESIKQAKKVVEQIHQELRSVRRDTLQMIKKDDHKDEDFEEFLKEEVEKVNKQYIAQLETIQKQKEKELLVV
- a CDS encoding restriction endonuclease subunit S, with the translated sequence MTPKLKLNTNSNWTKKTLGSLFELKKGEMLEKELLAPDGKYEYFNGGIKASGRTNEFNTFKNTISIIIGGSCGYVRLADKDYFCGQSSCTLTVLDPLEIDLKFAYYALKSQEEKITSLASGTTIKNIRLSDLKDLPIPLVKSIQDQRTIAHALSVFDLRIEHLNELIEVNRKLRDEYAHKLFTLDPDFLTHWNLHELHEQMGEISLGEVFHLKSGKYLKADERFEDGKFPYYGAGIESTSFVNEPNTKGDTLSMIANGYSIGNIRYHTIPWFNGTGGIAMEALKPNETYVPFFYCALKYMQKDLKERFKRDESPFISLKLAGEIKVPFVKSFALQRKAGKIIYLLDKTLEEYKEEAKSLISIRDNLLGKLFPTLS
- the pyrH gene encoding UMP kinase; its protein translation is MRKWKNKMRLKILIKLSGAGMSADSSEPFSNQFLETVIAQLKQLVPNYQIGIVIGGGNIMRGKSCSDYNITEIAGHHLGIMATVINGAFLKAKFDSHKLNSTLLSAVSCPSLATHIVSQATIDDAFKNHDIVIFAGGTGNPYFSTDTAVALRATQMQADIILIGKNGVDGVYTADPKKDKHAKFLASLTYAEAIKNDLQIMDITAFTMCKENNLKVIIFNINAEHAIIKALSKQGKYTLIEK
- a CDS encoding ATP-binding protein; its protein translation is MRYLDLNIKSILADWEIADAIRELIANAIDEHRLSNTAFPVIELQKGFLNSSLVIKDYGRGIKSNHFIQNESREKVQSEKTIGKFGIGLKDAIAVLFRHNVKVSFTSSEGTFTPVERMKEGMKDGTKTIQITVDETKKIDKGTDILISKISRSDYEKAIAIFLELRTGYQKLASSKKGDIYRSENGSEIFLNGMKIGTDENFLFSYDIKEPNKKLQKSLNRERKTLSRDSYRDNIISILKSSINKNTQTLINQLIDNRDQFETGEWSFIDVKKLVMQNTNRKILWTSNESSDIAAPAYQTWAQEEGYEIISIGSSQYQSMENDAEFKSYTLNDFGDRFVNEFQTEEVPFHKLTEIEKDNWNWVMAKVKELTRVWSNWKNLYKHYEFSIIKKHPNAEGLHSNGRIQIVRKILNERSHLFNTIMHEICHATSFSPDVSKRFEQGLTSAFYPVMKLKPE
- a CDS encoding lipoprotein; amino-acid sequence: MALKLRKWIWASIPSLALILSSCSALVASVELKSLSELQNLADRNTELTKNKRTLITTLRESYGLNPKGTLNLLFEGWRYTLLSQRILERWQTEVGRFAKSFGNGSNQNSVQPNATLKGLKLSERSTTEIQLLAEQAITVSKQEVKEFTYKVESNKQFEATVKIKADLKIDPTKAMSHIENIFKDDETKKKDAQNSLTMSMGQNEALEATFTYSPATQGIFGRASFDRFTSNIKLNTKLRIQVSSTSDLMKKLLENSLTSSLKDQSFDNEGVNLFPYTLFALL